The Primulina eburnea isolate SZY01 unplaced genomic scaffold, ASM2296580v1 ctg739_ERROPOS11973397, whole genome shotgun sequence sequence GGACCATGCATATGGTTTCTTGGACTATGTGATGTAATAAACGGACCATAACTAATCTGGCATTACCATAACCCGCCAGTATTTTGATTCTTTCGGCAAAAATAAGTGTTTCAATAAAGATTTTAGAGCACAACCATTATTGACAGATCACGCAGCAAATTTTTCGAGGTTAAATTGAGATTTCCGACCAAAAATAAGGTTTAAAGATTGGCAAAATGTAATGCATTTACCATCTATCATATGAGgcttataatatattataaacatCACTAAAGATCTATTTCTTAGATGATCGGTGCTCAAATACAAGTAATTGGTTTTGGTTCGAATGCTATCGTATTACCATTTACTTGTAGCTATAAATCGAAAAGGAGAAAATCTAACTCTATATATGACAAAGCAagtgcagattcatcttcataCCAGCATACAACTCTACTTGAAGACGATAAAATCACTTCTTCTGTGGTGGATCCCTGCTAAGTCCATGCCTTTTTAGAGTTCTGATATAATTTCTCATGAGAGCGAACTTACAGCTACCGAGATGATAAAAGTAATCCCATGTAAAAATTCCCGTTTTATGCAGGTCATCAAAGACTAATCTGCATCAATTGCAAAAAGGGTAAAGTTGTGATTAAATCAACAGAGAATGTTTCCAGAACTTGATCCCATGATTTCTGGCAGTATTATACCTCACCCCATAGTTTCCAACAGGTTCTGCTGACATGATTCCCACATGACTCCTTCCAGATATAACCTGATTCAAgccaagtttttgtcataactTTGAAACAATAAAGCAACAAAAAGTGAGAAGTTCTAATTCAAACAACATCATTCCTTGAAAAGGAAATATCTCCACGACAAGTATAGATTATTGAATGATGAGAAAGTTAGTACTTCCATCTCATTAATCTAATCTTTTAGAATTCTTAGTTCATGAGCTGGATATCTTGTAGTATACTAATCCGATTATGCAGAATAATATTCATCTGAGTTCAGTACCTTTTCAACCCCAATTGTTCTGATCTTACTGTCAACAGCCGGGCTATATATTCTCAAATACTCGGCTGACAAAATATATGCACTGCCATTGTTATATTCCACCTTTACCTGATACAAGGTCCACAACTAACTTAAATTGACTTATGTAATGGCCATATATAAGAGATAccaaaaaagtaatttttttctaaaaaaaaataaaataaatatgtcGAAATGGTCTATAATTCCTATATCTTGTCCAGAATCATCAATCTATTTCTATAATTGAAAAACAACAACTGTATCAACGTCATGATAATCAATCAAGGTCCTAGTGCTCCAATTATTACATTTCACTGTTTCCATTCCTTTGACTTCCCCCATCAAATTACAGTTTCTCCATCCAATTTCTCAGTTTTACAATATTTTGTCGATTTTTACCATTTCTTCAAATTCCCTTCACAAATAAGTGAGAAAATAACAGCACCATCACCTCCGTTCTCCTCCATCTATCCAATTTATCATTCATATGCAATAATAAGTAACATGATCTAATCAAATCCTCGAaaagtaaaaaagaaaaaaagaaaagaaaaagcatCGTAATAACAGATGCAATCAGCGCCATGGAACTTACAGTTTTCGGGGCGTGAAGAGAGAATTTGGTGAGGCGCGGGAGAGATTCCGTGACAGTGTTTAGGCTTCGAATTCCACCCTCTATGATCCTCTTCATTATTCTCTGATTTGTCTCCCTCCAGTCCTTCAAACAATCGCATCTTCTTTTGAATCGAAGTACAAGGCCAAGATTGATGTTTGGGCCGCTTAACAATTAAATTTGGGCTTCAAATgatatgggctatacttggacAGGAAAGGCCATTATTTTATCGTATTGGTTTAGATATCTTTACGGCACGCGGAAGAATAGAATTgtcactaattttttttaacccaAAGGGAGGGTTGGATAGGTATCTAAGGATGTCTAAAAATAAATAGAGATAAATAACTAGTctgatattttataatatatgtttGGTTTGTATGAgtatgaaataaaaaaaagtttGTCACAACTTGAAATATAACCACAATACATGCATAGTACATACTTTATCTTCCACCAATGTTTACAAAATTCGAACCCAATCTACAAAACACCAAGTTTCATCTTCCAGCAACAATGTAAGGATTTCAAGATACTCGATAACTTATATATTATCaatcatattataatatattccaaaatatttctTAGGAATATCATGGCATGGAGAATTAGTTACCAAAAAGTTATAATGAACAATTAACAAGTGTTGAGAAGCTAACACACCAAAGAAAGTCTAGCCTCATCCGGAAGACTCAAGAATAGCTCTAAGTAGCTTGGTTTGTCAACTAACATTGCTGCAACTACAACTTTTTAGTTCATGACAAGTTCTGGAATCCTCGCCAAGACCCATTCAACTTCCCATCCTCTCGAACACCTCGTTTTCTTGACTCTGATGGTTTGGCAACCGATTTCTCTGtaatattattaatttcatCTACAAACATATATTTGCATCGTGATTTGCACTTACGTTTTAATAACTTTTTCACTACCAAAATCATTTACCGATGAATGGTTGGTTGCAGAAACTGTAAGGACCCCATGATCACTATATCTTTTGGGCGTATTTAGACTAGACCAAAGCTTCCCTTATGATAGTCCATGAGCCCTTACTTATCGAAAATTAATACCAAGTCTCTTTAATTCAAATACTTGTCCCGAAGGTCTTGGATTCGAGACTTGAAAAACACATATTCTACTGCTGAGAAAAGCTTTGGCTCAGTCCCAGCATATTCAAAAAAGATAGTGATCATAATGTCATTACAATAAAGAGGTCTTTTACGTTAAGaaagtaaataatttaaaaatgagAGAATATGCGAAGACATTACTCACTTTATAGAATAAAAATTTGCAACTGAATTTTAATAACATCTTTTGGTCTAGAAATAACATTCCGTAAATATTATCAATAATGATACGTGTTTATTTATATAGACAAATAATTATCTCCATAATTCAGTCAAATATTTGATATGAAAaactattataataaattaatcaAATCAAGGCACAAAATAATTgatcaaaaattaatttaattaccaaaaaaaaaaatcaactgtATTCAAATTCAACTGATAAATAACTATGCTTTCATAATCTATATAAAAACCATTCTCCAACTGCATAAAAACTCTTCCCAACCTCAATATATAATCGAAGGAacatagaaaaaaaaaagagaaggaACATGGATTCAAGTTTAGGTGAAAAACAGATTGACAGAGCGGTCAGCAGACCGATCAGCAAAAACAAACGAAAAAACAGTTTTAAATTCTTAAAGCCTTTAATTGAGAAAATTATTGACTTTACTTTCAAAGTACACTACACTCCAATATTTGACAACATTCATGATTCTACTTTGTGTTAGCTTCCACTAAAAAATACACagtttggacattgtttaaaGCCCCCGTTGTGAAAAGTAGTGAAGTGTTGCCCAAAGGGAAACGGAGAAGAAGTGACTATTTACCGTGCTTATGTATCATTTATACAATATTTATCGATTTTTCCCCTCACATCCCGAGCATAGGAGTTTCATCATCGTCATCGTCGTCATCATCAAGCTCATCAAACTCATCTAGTAATGACTGATTCAGCTTCTTGCGAGATTGTCTCCGGTGCTTCTTAGGTTCCAATCTGGGTTCCGCTTGCTTAATACCTAAGCCTCCCACCTTGAACCTGAACCAAGTTCCAGCTCAGATATAGGAAGAGAAGTAAATAGACATGACACGGAAAATAAAAGAATAACCTGAGCTCTTGGCACGCTCGGGAAACACTATGTTAAAAACTATGAGATTAATTTCCATTAAAATGGTACTAAAACTGTTCACATTCTCGAACTTCAGTAACAATTGCTTCGAAATTACActcatgaaataaaaacaacagACTAGTTTGTCAACAAAGCAAAGGATCAAGAATATACTCAAATCCGATAATCTACAGTCGCATAGCAGTTAAAAGCTTTTAACCAGAAAATAAGGTTCGAATGTTTCACACAAACATGCATCCAATTAAAATAATCGGTATCAGTAAGTACCCCTCTTAACGGCCAAGTTATTTGTAGGATTGCAATAAAGGTCAATAATATATGAAAGTAATCATCGCACATCTTAAAGCCAAGCATACCTAACATCGCCTTCTCTTTTAGTTCCGATGGTCCTAAGTTGAAACTCTTCTCTGATTTTAATTTCATCGAGCAATTGAAGATAGTATGGATATCTTTCCCAGTCCCCTTTCACCAAACATCCAGGTTCACCTATATGTAGGCAATTGCTGAATGAAcacttgccaggaccattgtctACTAGAATTTTCTGGATCTGAAGAAATGTCATTTGAACACTTGAGTTTaaatatcacatatataatactgcACGCCTGATCGAGCTAAAAATAGATAACAAAAAACAATTAGATAACAGAAGCATAGTCAGCAGTAGAAACCTCTGGGAAATGAAGTGCGAGGGACTGTGCTGTTACTTTCATCAAACTTGGCTGGTTAAATCCAGGAGTGTCAGTGAGATATCCTCCTCCAGATAACGGAAGTAAAGAGACGTTCCGAGTAGTATGCTTTCCTCTTCCACTTCTCGTTGACACCTCCCCAACGCGCTGCTCTTCAAGCCACTTGCTGCCTAAAATCTGAATTGTTGATTTAGGAGGGGAAGAGTTATTTATCAGTTTGCTGACAAAAAACAAACAGACTACATATATATGTGAGAAATTGCGAACCTACAGGTTCTAACCAATTATCATCTTCAGCAGACCGAAAACAAGTCTGATTGCCTCTTAAGGCATTGATCAAACTAGATTTACCAACTCCGCTGGGACCAACAATAACAGACATTTGGTCTCTCAGGATGAATTGCAGAGTATCGAGACCTTGCTTTTTATCAACGCTACAAAGAACTGGTTCATAGCCCCAACTACGAAGCCGGGTTTTCCACTCAGATAACATCTTCAAAAATAATACATCAAAAAAGTTAATTTAGTTATTACAAGGAAAAATCAGAACAAAAATATTTACTTATAACATTGCATGTAATAGTATCAGGCTAGCTATATACAACAGATGAAGATGTGAAGGTCTGAAAGGAAAAACTTAAGTTGCTTGGGCTCTGGAGTTCAAGAGCTCAAGGATTGTTTCATAAAAAGATCCAAACAAATCTCAAAATTATTTCTCAAAACTATTGAGTTTAGTCGAGTTGAAAGGGCAGCCAAACACCATCTAACGTATTCATCTGAACAGTGTGGACATAAAACAAGAGTCTAAGTAGATCAAATTTAACATGAAGCATCACTACAAGCATAATCTGCAAGAATAGCTGATGCATCAACAgataatttaaaagaaaaaggaaTTTGTTGCTGATGGGAAGAGTTTCTGACAGAGCTTGCAATTATAATGGGATATAGTCAAGTTTGTACTCTGCAGAAAACTAGTTGACATAAAAACTCTTCCCATCAGCAACAGAGAGGCATTTCCTTTGCTTTGTTGATAGACttgtctgttttttttttttcaccagCGTAATCTCGAAAACAATGTTTACAGAAGTTTGAGAATGTTAATGGTTTTAGTACCAGTTTAATGGAAATTAATCTCATAAGTTTTAACATAGTGTTTCCCGAGTGTGCCAACTGCCAAGAGCTCAGGTATTCTTTTACAATCTGTGTCATGTCTATTTACTTGTCTTCCTATATCTGAGCCGGAATTTCGGTGTTGCGGCGGTAATTGAGTTACGCGAGCAGTAGTGCATTTTTATTAATCTTATAGAAAGTAAATGGCGTAAATAACTGCTCAAGCAAACGAATGTCGTACCTCTTCGTCCACAAGCTCTATCTTATTTAATGCAATAGTGAGTGGAAGACCAGTAGACTCGGCCTCCACAAGAAACCTAGTAAGCATGAACGGCTCGAGCTTCGGTTCATCCAAAGAAAATAGCACCAGAAAATGATCAATATTCGCCACAGGAGGATCGAAAATCTCGCTCTTCCGCTCAAAAACGTTCTCAATCATTCCTCTCCTATCCACCCAATCAATCGACCCGACCAAAACCTGATCGCCTACCAGCACTCTCCTCTTTATCTTCTTCAACAGCGATTTCACGTAACACAGAAGTTCCACACCGGAGCTCGCAGAATTTTCATTTCTCGAAGATTCCAAATGCAGCGAGTCGACAACTACTCGCATGAAATTGGCTTGCGAGGAAGCGACAGTGCCTATCGCTTGATTCTCAGAGAGCGGAGGCGTGTCGTTGGGCGAAAGAACCGGAGCGAGAGAAGAGAATTGCTTCTTCAAGGTTTCTCGAGCCTTAAGGAGGATCCTTTGAGGCTGTTGCTGCTGTTGAGGCCTTCTGACATTGCTAGGGTTCTGCTGCTGGCGCGCGACTACAGAGCTGGTAAAAATGTAGCGGTGTGAGCGGACGATGGCGGCGGAAAGGACAGGCGGCAGTTTTTGGCGGAAAGAAATCGAAGCGATTGCCATGACGGTGATTAGAAAATGGAAAATTTCGATTGCTGGTCCTCGTGTGAAGTACAGACTTTCCATAAGCTTTGGATAAATTATTTAGTAGAATAGAACGGAACGTGCATCAGTTATTGGACTTTGACCCAACTTAGGGAATTTTTATTGGACTTGAGCCCATTTACAAGTGAGATTCTCACAATAACCCGGATCTTTTACAAGTCCAGCAAGAagaatatattaataaatatagcAACGCGCCACCACAGAAAGTATCTCACAATAACCCGAATCATTTACAAGTCCAGCAAGAagaatattaataaatatagcAACGCGCCACCACAGACAGTATCTCCAGGGGATGGGATGACAATTTTCTTCACGAGTTTGAGATCAACGGAGTAAACTCGAAATTGGGATGGTGATCCTCGATTTTTTTGAATTTAGATTCGGGTTCGGAGATTTTTTAAATCTCCGATGTAATTCAAGAAAGATATGGAATTACTATTCACATCCTCGAAATCTCCGAACCCATCCCGAAAATaacatcaataataaaataatagtattattaatataataataagattattttttaaaatactaataatcttat is a genomic window containing:
- the LOC140821818 gene encoding uncharacterized protein isoform X1 — encoded protein: MKRIIEGGIRSLNTVTESLPRLTKFSLHAPKTVKVEYNNGSAYILSAEYLRIYSPAVDSKIRTIGVEKVISGRSHVGIMSAEPVGNYGVRLVFDDLHKTGIFTWDYFYHLGSCKFALMRNYIRTLKRHGLSRDPPQKK
- the LOC140821818 gene encoding uncharacterized protein isoform X2 → MKRIIEGGIRSLNTVTESLPRLTKFSLHAPKTVKVEYNNGSAYILSAEYLRIYSPAVDSKIRTIGVEKVISGRSHVGIMSAEPVGNYGISL
- the LOC140821913 gene encoding small ribosomal subunit biogenesis GTPase RsgA 1, mitochondrial, with product MAIASISFRQKLPPVLSAAIVRSHRYIFTSSVVARQQQNPSNVRRPQQQQQPQRILLKARETLKKQFSSLAPVLSPNDTPPLSENQAIGTVASSQANFMRVVVDSLHLESSRNENSASSGVELLCYVKSLLKKIKRRVLVGDQVLVGSIDWVDRRGMIENVFERKSEIFDPPVANIDHFLVLFSLDEPKLEPFMLTRFLVEAESTGLPLTIALNKIELVDEEMLSEWKTRLRSWGYEPVLCSVDKKQGLDTLQFILRDQMSVIVGPSGVGKSSLINALRGNQTCFRSAEDDNWLEPILGSKWLEEQRVGEVSTRSGRGKHTTRNVSLLPLSGGGYLTDTPGFNQPSLMKVTAQSLALHFPEIQKILVDNGPGKCSFSNCLHIGEPGCLVKGDWERYPYYLQLLDEIKIREEFQLRTIGTKREGDVRFKVGGLGIKQAEPRLEPKKHRRQSRKKLNQSLLDEFDELDDDDDDDDETPMLGM